CCCACATCTTCTGGGTGACCCGATAGCGATGAAGGCGATATCTTGCAACTTGGTCAGACGTCGCCAAACAACGATGTTTCCTGGAGGATGATCACGTGTGCGGGCGAGATAGCCGCCGAGCATGGTGATCTGCAAAAGGTAAGTTGCGAGCGTTCGGCGAAGGATGCGCGGTTTGGAACGCGCCGCATCTATGCGGTCGAGTGTTTCAATCTCCGCGGGGGTAAGGACAGTCTCGGGTCTCGCATCCGGTTGAGCGCGCGCGGACATAGTGATCCAAAAAATGCGCCAGCTGACAACCGTAATGAGAGCGAGAAGCTTCACCAGCCGCTCGGTGGTCTGCAATCTCGCGTCCTCTGCACGGCAACCAGATTCATGATCTTATGGAACATCTCGACCTTCCAGCGCAAGGCGTACCAGTCGAGCTTTTCGACGGCGGCTGCCAGATCGTCGACAGGCAAATTGGTCACGAGCTTCCAGTCGATCGGGTCACGATTCGAAGGCGGATCGACATCCAAAACATAAATATAGATGAGCGTTTGTAGCGCGTAGCGCTTTTGCTTGCCGATAGGCGGCAATGTTTTCACCGAGGCGAACTTGATCTGCAGGAAAGCAGTTTCGCCATCTTGACCGCCAGTCGCGACTCGGTGGCGGCCGGACCAAGGGACCGCGGCAACTTGAGCGAAGACGCGATGGGCCGCATTCGTCGGCGAGGGACTCGACGGTGGCTCGGCGAGCCGATTGGTCTGAACGCGCACAAGAAACCGTGCCCCGAGAACCTGCGCCAGGCAAAAAAAGTTCGTAGATATCGCTTTCGCGATCGCCAATGTGCACACAGCGCTCGGGCGAGCCCAGAAGCGCGATGGACTGACGCAAATTCTCGAGCCAGCAATAACTTTCTTTGGTCTCGATCGGCACGCGCGTTTGGTTCAGGAGCCGCCTGAGCGCAGCCGTTGCTTTGAACTTGCTGCGGGTCCATAACTTCACCGCCGACAGGCCGAGTGGAGTCCCGCTGGTGGTGACGACCAGACTCGAATGCATCAACACGCCGCACAAGTTGCAGGCGGTGGGTTGTCCGGCTTTATAGCGCCCAGCATTGATGGTCTTTGTGTAGCCGATCTTGCCGGGCGACTCGCGACTGTAGGTGAACTCGGTCGTATCCTGCAGGATCAGGACAGGCCCTTCGCTGGCCTTGAAACGCGCTGCAGTCGCAGCGAAATGTCCCGCCATCATGCCGTGTTCGGTGACGCGCGGATTTTCGAAAATCTATGGCCGCCTTCGTCGCAGCCCAGTCGCCGCACGCCGCCGGAACCGGCTTACCCGGCGCGGCGGAAAGCTGTCCAGCAACCGTCGTAAACGACGTTGCAAACGCTTATCGGGAAGACTCGCCGCCGCAACCTCGGCATCTTGCCAGCCGGCCGGGCCGGACTCCGATCCAACATTCATCCATGACGCCCTAGTGATTCGGCGTCATGGACAGAATCACGCCAGATTCAGACTGGGCAAGCCCGCTCGAAGTTGTGGGTAATTGAAAGCCGGCGAAGGCCGCCTTGTGTAGTTTGCGAGGCGGCCTGAGGCATCGCGCAGACGAGGGCGCTGTGCCGGCAGATGTTTGACACCGAAGGGCGCGTTGGACAACGCGCGTCATGGGCGGTGAATACTCCCCAATTATGGGCATCGAAAATTCCCTACCTGGCATCCCAGCCTGAAGGGGCCGCGGCGCGTAGGCCCCACATATCGGAGCGCTGCGGACCCAAGTATATCGCCCGCGGTCTCGAACCACCCGCCTACGGGCCACGGCAGGCTGGTCGGCCTGGCAAGCTCGCGTCCAGTCAGCTTCGCTCCATCGAGCGACACCAGACGTGATCTCTTCATCGGACCACGGGCTACCGATAGTGCCAATTGCCTTTAACGATCGGGCGCTTCATATGCGCGCGATCAGATTGGCATAGTTGCGCGCGATCATCGGAATCCGCATCCGCCTTTATCGCGACCGACTTCGCCCAAGACAAAGCCGAAGCGGCCAGGGCTCAGTGGCGCAAGGTCGCCGACCAGCTCCGCCCCAAGCTGCCCAAACGCCCAAGCTCGCCGCCTTCATGGATGAAGCCGAAGCCGACGTGTTCGCCGACATGAGCTTCCCGGCTCAGTACCGGGCCAAATCGCGCCGTTGCAGAATGTTTTCGACCGGGATCTCGAGGCCCTCGAAAACCAGCTCGCGATGGCCGTCATGCTCGTCCAGCCCCATGGTCGCGATGCGCCGGTCGATCTTCCAGCCGGGCTGGTCGCGGTCGAACCGTCAGCCGTTGCGCGGATAGTGTGAGGTACGCGCGAGCAGGATGAAATGCCTCTCCTCCGCCCCTGTTGGGAACCATTTGCAGCCGCGGATCACGTACCCGTCGCCCTTTCTCGTCGCCGTGTCAGCATCATCGAAATGTCGGAGCCGCTGCCCGGATGCGGCTCGGTCATCACAAAGGCTGAACGCACTTTGCCTGCGACGATGGGCGCGATCCAACACTCCTTCTCTCGGCCGGCGTCGCCGCCATCTCCAGCACCGTCATGTTGCCGTTGTTAGGGGCCACCAATTGAAGACCAAAGGGCCTCATAGCCCTTCGGCCCGCGCCTACGCGCTCAGTTCGTTGGCAAGGTCGAGCCGGATGTTGTCATGCGCGTCGTAGTTTGCGGGGTTCGCCTTCAGCGGCAGCAAGCGGTCCTTGACGAAGCGGACGATGCGGGCGCGGAAATCCTCCACGCGCGGCGAAACCATGAAATCCATGTCGTTTCCTTGCTCGGTGTTGCCTAGTTCAAAGGCTCTAGACGAGGTGGCCGCCATCGACCGCGAGCGATGCGCCGGTGATGTAGCGGCCTACGTCGTAGGCGAACAGCAGCAACGCGCCGTCGAGATCCTCCGGCCTGTCAAGCCGGCGCTGCCGAATGCGCTTGACGAGGGCCTTGCCCGATTCGCTCTCGAAGAAGTCGCGGTTGAGGTCGGTTTCGATGTAGCCGGGACACAGCGCGTTGACACGGATGCCATAGCGTCCACTCCAGTGCGAGAGCCTCCGTGAGCCGAACCACGCCCGCCTTCGACGCGGCGTAAGAGGAGACATTGCCGGCGACGCGGTGCCCCAGAATGGAGGCAACATTGACGATCGAACCGCCGCTGCCCTCGGCGTTCATTCCTCTTGCAGCCACCTGCGCGAGACCAGAAACACATCCTTGAGATTGGTGTCGATCACGCGGTCAAAGTCTAAGGCCGTCATCTCGAGCGCCGGCTTCGCTTCCGAGACCCCAGCATTGTGGACGAGGATGTCCGGCGCGCCGCCGGTTTCCGTAAAGGCTGCAGCAATGGATTCCGAATCGGTGACGTCGAGAGCGACGGCGGACAGCTTTCCGTCCGCGCGGGCGATCTCGGCGCAGACCTCGTCCAGTGCATCGAGCTGGCGCGCGCGCCAGAACCACGGTTGCCGGCCGAGTCCAGCGGACGCGCCGGTGACGGGAGCGGTCTTGCCGTCGAGTCTGTCGACCATTAGAGTGTTTCGCTCCTCATAGCACCGCTGCCGCCATAGCGCCTCAGGCTTGGATCGCTTTCGTATTTTCCTTTCGTCGCTTGCACCTTTCGAGCTTACTGATGCGACTTGACGTCTCCATAGGATGAGCGCTGATTATGGCCTTGAGCATACTAATCGTCGGCCAAAAAGCTCTCTCTTTTGGCAGTGCGAATTCCGGCCTCTGGCCCTCTCCATAGCTTCGGTGCCATTAAAGACATCTCCATGTGATGTTATTCTTGGAGTCCGTTCCCGTGGCCGGCCCAGTGTGATTCTCGCAGCTAAATCACCCTGCGGTAGGCCGCCATCCGCTAATGTCTTGCTGTGGGGACGGCTCGGCATCTACATCTGCATGACCATCAGGCACGGCGCTGCTAGTCACCGCGAGAGAAAAGATCGCGCGGCTGCTGGGCGGCAACCCCGAACCTTAGGCGGATCTGTTCCAGCCGGCGCAGCGGAGGCGAGAGCTCAAAGCCCCTCATCAGGCCCTGAGGCCGAAAAATCAGAATCAGCGCCATGGCGATCCCGAGTCCGATCTCCGCTGATCCTTGCGGCAACGCGAACTTCTCGCTGGCTATGACGATACCATCCTCCAGTGTACGCAGGCTTTCGATAATCAGCGTGACCGCGACGCTGCCAATAACTGCGCCGGTCAGGCTGCCGATGCCGCCAACGACCAGCATCGCCAGAGTGGTGAAGGTCAGCCCCATGTAGAACATGTCAGGCGTCAGGAAGCCCAGGAACTGCGCATACAAACTGCCTCCGGCCCCAATCAGGAAGGCACTGATGACGAAAGCGATGAGCCGAACCTTGACTACGTCGACGGCCGAGGCCTTGGCGGCAATCTCGTCGTCACGCGAGGCACGCAGCATTAGGCCGAAATGCGATCGCTGAAACACGCTGGCCACGACGATCGCCAGGCAAGCAAAGGCGAGGGCGCCCCAGGGGCCGCCGAGTGTGGGAATACCCAAGATCGAGCTGGTGGCACCCGTGACTGACGTCCAATTCGAATAGACGCTATTGACCACGACGAGAAACGCGAAAGTGGCGATCGACGCACCAATTCCCGAAAGCCGGAGCACGACATAACCGAACAAAAACGCCACCGCCGCCGACAACGACGACGCCATAACTATGGGAAGCGGAAACGGGTACGTGCGCTCCTTCAGAAAGTTTGGCAGACCCTGCAGCATGATCTGTTTCCAGTTCGGTTCGGAGGTGGCCCACGCGGTGGCGTAGGCTCCGATACACATGAAGCCGATCTGACCGAACGAGAAGATTCCCGAATTTCCTATGAAGACGTACATGGCAACGACGATGCCGAGGTGTATCAGCATCGCAGTCAGCGTTACGCGCAACGATTCGCCGCCCACCAACTGAACGCCGACGACACAGATTACCAGTCCGAGGGACAGGCAAGCGGGCAGCCATACTTCATCGATCAAATGGCGAAAGGTAATGATCATGGTGCGCCCACTCAAACGCGTTGTGCTAGCGCCTTGGTCGGGACGATCCCGGCCGGTCGCACTAGCAGGACAAGTATCACCACTCCGAACACGAACGCGTCGCGGAACGACCTCAGATCGTCCGGCAGATATGCCTGGAGCATGACGGCTAAGAACCCGACGGCAAAGCCGCCCACAACGGCGCCGACCAGGCTGCCCATGCCGCCGACGACCGTGGCGATGAACGCATAGAGCATAAGCGGCACGCCCAGGGCGCTGGTTAACGTGCCAGTCTGGCTGATGTATAGCAATGATACAGCCGCCGCCAGAATGCCGGACAGAGCGAACGCCACGCCGATGGCAATATTAGCTTTGACGCCAAGATAGCGCGCCATCTGGAAGTCCTCCGCCGCAGCGCGGATCTGGACGCCATATGGTGTCCGCTTGAGGAACGCTGTGAGCGCCAACATCAACAGTAGCGTGACGCCGATTGTCACCAGCTGGATCTGGGGGACGTGGATCGGGCCGATGGTAATGGATTTTCCGAGAGCCGACCAAAGGTCGATTCCCTTGGGCCGTGCGCCGAAGATCACCAGGATCGAATGTTGGATAACATAACTTACCGATGAGGACGCGATCATCAACGTTGGCGCATTTGCCCGCCGTAGCGGGCTAAACACGAGCCTGTCGGACACCAGAGCAGTGATTACGACGACAGCGCATACGGCCAGAACCATGAAAAGAAGCGGCAAGCTACCAATGCCCATAACTGCTGTTTCATTGCGCGACGGTACAATGAGGGCGAAGGCGCCGATCGTTATGAAATCTCCGTGCGCCAAGTTGATGAGCCGCAGTATACCGAACAAAAGGCCAATTCCCAGCGCGGCCAAGGCATAGAGACTACCGAGGCTCAGGGCATCGACGACATTTTGAATAAATCCGATCACTGGCTGCTCCCACTCGCGGTCGCCGGCTGTACCGGCTGAGCATTGAACCCAAAATAGGCATTCATGATCGCCTTGCCGTCCTGCAGGTTGGCAGCGCTGTCGCTCAGCTGAATCTCACCATTGCGCAACACGTAGACGTGATCGGCGAACCTGAGGATACGTTCGGACGATTGCTCGTTGATCAGCAATGTGAGCCCTTTGCGTCGCCGAAGATCGAGAAGCAGCTCGTACACTTGGTCGACGATGATCGGCGCTAGTCCCAGAGAGGGCTCATCCATCATCAGCATACGAGCGTTAGTAAGCAAGGCACGACAAATGACCAGCATCTGCTGCTCACCACCCGAAAGGCGGCCGGCCGGCTGGTGGATACGCTCGCGCAATCGTGGGAACAACTCGAG
The DNA window shown above is from Bradyrhizobium sp. ISRA464 and carries:
- a CDS encoding SDR family NAD(P)-dependent oxidoreductase is translated as MVDRLDGKTAPVTGASAGLGRQPWFWRARQLDALDEVCAEIARADGKLSAVALDVTDSESIAAAFTETGGAPDILVHNAGVSEAKPALEMTALDFDRVIDTNLKDVFLVSRRWLQEE
- a CDS encoding transposase DNA-binding-containing protein; this encodes MNVGSESGPAGWQDAEVAAASLPDKRLQRRLRRLLDSFPPRRVSRFRRRAATGLRRRRP
- a CDS encoding branched-chain amino acid ABC transporter permease, producing MIGFIQNVVDALSLGSLYALAALGIGLLFGILRLINLAHGDFITIGAFALIVPSRNETAVMGIGSLPLLFMVLAVCAVVVITALVSDRLVFSPLRRANAPTLMIASSSVSYVIQHSILVIFGARPKGIDLWSALGKSITIGPIHVPQIQLVTIGVTLLLMLALTAFLKRTPYGVQIRAAAEDFQMARYLGVKANIAIGVAFALSGILAAAVSLLYISQTGTLTSALGVPLMLYAFIATVVGGMGSLVGAVVGGFAVGFLAVMLQAYLPDDLRSFRDAFVFGVVILVLLVRPAGIVPTKALAQRV
- a CDS encoding ABC transporter ATP-binding protein, producing MMLEVEGLSVRYGQLTALRGVSLRVDEGQVVCVLGPNGAGKSTALAAIAGGVPIHAGAVRWKGETTSSLMPEAISRRGLALVPEGRHVFGTLTVEENLLIGTYQRRDRREAAKELKGVLELFPRLRERIHQPAGRLSGGEQQMLVICRALLTNARMLMMDEPSLGLAPIIVDQVYELLLDLRRRKGLTLLINEQSSERILRFADHVYVLRNGEIQLSDSAANLQDGKAIMNAYFGFNAQPVQPATASGSSQ
- a CDS encoding branched-chain amino acid ABC transporter permease, with amino-acid sequence MIITFRHLIDEVWLPACLSLGLVICVVGVQLVGGESLRVTLTAMLIHLGIVVAMYVFIGNSGIFSFGQIGFMCIGAYATAWATSEPNWKQIMLQGLPNFLKERTYPFPLPIVMASSLSAAVAFLFGYVVLRLSGIGASIATFAFLVVVNSVYSNWTSVTGATSSILGIPTLGGPWGALAFACLAIVVASVFQRSHFGLMLRASRDDEIAAKASAVDVVKVRLIAFVISAFLIGAGGSLYAQFLGFLTPDMFYMGLTFTTLAMLVVGGIGSLTGAVIGSVAVTLIIESLRTLEDGIVIASEKFALPQGSAEIGLGIAMALILIFRPQGLMRGFELSPPLRRLEQIRLRFGVAAQQPRDLFSRGD
- a CDS encoding SDR family NAD(P)-dependent oxidoreductase, with amino-acid sequence MNAEGSGGSIVNVASILGHRVAGNVSSYAASKAGVVRLTEALALEWTLWHPCQRAVSRLHRNRPQPRLLRERIGQGPRQAHSAAPA